The Litoribacterium kuwaitense genome has a window encoding:
- a CDS encoding S1 domain-containing RNA-binding protein, with the protein MSIEVGSKQQGTVTGITHFGAFVELPGGSTGLVHISEVADTYVKDIKDVLKVGDKVEVKVLNVEKDGKIGLSIKKAKEKEGQQREKSDRPPFRPRGGGPRKGGGSVQPDNFEAKMNRFLKDSEDRLASLRRNTDSKRGGRGAKRG; encoded by the coding sequence ATGTCAATCGAAGTAGGCAGCAAGCAACAGGGAACTGTAACAGGCATTACCCATTTTGGAGCTTTCGTTGAGTTGCCTGGAGGTTCCACTGGTCTTGTGCATATTAGCGAGGTCGCTGACACCTATGTAAAAGACATCAAGGATGTATTAAAAGTCGGAGACAAAGTCGAAGTAAAGGTCTTAAATGTGGAAAAAGACGGCAAGATTGGTCTATCCATTAAAAAAGCAAAAGAAAAAGAAGGACAACAGCGTGAAAAAAGTGATCGACCTCCTTTCCGGCCAAGAGGCGGCGGACCGAGAAAAGGTGGCGGCAGCGTACAACCGGATAATTTCGAGGCGAAAATGAATCGTTTTTTAAAGGATAGTGAAGACCGTCTTGCATCTTTACGGCGAAATACCGATTCCAAACGCGGTGGCAGAGGCGCTAAAAGAGGTTAA
- a CDS encoding 50S ribosomal protein L25/general stress protein Ctc, protein MAHTLHAKPRSIGQKSIITTLRNEGFFPAVVYGYNMENTSVAVSYAEFVKTIREAGRTGVLDLAIEDGKNVQVMLHDIELDPLKDQVVHADFIAVDMKADVEVEVPVVLDGEAKGAKEGGVVQHLEHNLLVRAKPADVPESIHIAISELEINDSINVGELTADGNYEILTDPETTILTIQPPSTEDELGEASESTEEASGEESE, encoded by the coding sequence AGATCAATTGGTCAAAAATCAATCATAACAACGTTACGTAACGAAGGTTTTTTCCCAGCAGTTGTCTATGGATATAACATGGAAAACACGAGTGTGGCTGTTAGTTATGCTGAGTTTGTGAAAACGATTCGTGAAGCTGGACGGACAGGCGTGTTGGATTTAGCCATTGAAGACGGAAAAAACGTTCAAGTGATGCTGCATGATATTGAATTAGACCCTCTAAAGGATCAAGTTGTGCATGCCGACTTTATTGCTGTTGATATGAAAGCCGACGTTGAAGTTGAAGTACCCGTTGTGCTTGATGGGGAAGCAAAAGGGGCTAAAGAAGGCGGTGTCGTACAGCACCTTGAGCATAACTTGCTAGTACGTGCAAAGCCAGCGGATGTGCCTGAAAGCATTCACATTGCGATTAGCGAACTAGAGATTAATGATTCAATTAATGTAGGAGAGCTTACCGCAGACGGCAATTATGAAATTCTGACTGACCCAGAGACGACGATTCTCACTATTCAGCCACCATCAACAGAGGATGAGCTTGGAGAAGCTTCTGAAAGCACAGAGGAAGCTTCCGGAGAAGAGAGTGAATAA
- the mazG gene encoding nucleoside triphosphate pyrophosphohydrolase, with translation MKIQIAGLGAYDPTQMTLGVYKAIQQADVIFTRTSHHPAHTVLLETGKEIISFDSVYEHSETFEDVYVKIANTIIEESEDKGSILYCVPGHPLVAEKSVQLLLEKGREKGISIDILGGRSFLEDLFSTLSVDPVEGFQLLDGMSFAWKSLQLHTHTFIMQVFNRFVASDVKLQLLEKWPPETKVCVVTAAGSAEERVDWVPLHELDHEDRFTDYSTLYVPPAQEKSQRLRDFSQLRELISTLRGPEGCPWDQKQTHQTLKRFLLEETYEVWDAIDDEDDEQIADELGDILLQVLLHAQIGEEEGRFSLEDVIASLSAKMIRRHPHVFADVSIHSEGDIHANWDAIKAKEKGAVSHESRLDGVPNAASTLQTAYDLQKKAAKAGFDWECREDLWAKVQEEIAELDEELHHTSAEDQSSREEEWGDVMFVLVNMARHYGIHPEVALQKTIKKFTCRFQFIEKQVAKDTKAFEEYTLEELDVFWEQAKRRRKRMRLDKFLKVSRLIKRRTLAKDVAEQGRVAVNGQPAKASTKVKVGDTVAIQYGNRTTIARIDKLVETTKKEASGEMYTILEEK, from the coding sequence ATGAAAATACAAATTGCCGGTTTAGGCGCTTATGATCCGACGCAAATGACTTTAGGTGTATACAAAGCAATTCAGCAAGCAGACGTCATTTTTACGCGAACGAGCCATCATCCAGCTCACACTGTTCTACTGGAAACGGGTAAGGAGATCATTTCTTTTGATTCGGTTTATGAGCATTCAGAGACGTTTGAAGATGTATATGTGAAAATTGCGAATACCATTATCGAGGAATCTGAGGACAAAGGGTCCATTCTCTATTGTGTGCCGGGACATCCGCTGGTGGCTGAAAAAAGCGTCCAGCTACTGCTTGAAAAAGGTCGCGAAAAAGGAATTTCTATCGATATTTTAGGTGGGCGAAGTTTTTTAGAGGATCTGTTTTCAACCCTATCTGTTGATCCTGTAGAAGGCTTTCAACTATTGGACGGAATGAGTTTTGCTTGGAAGTCGCTGCAATTACATACACATACGTTCATTATGCAAGTATTTAATCGTTTCGTCGCTTCAGATGTAAAGCTGCAGCTCCTTGAAAAATGGCCTCCTGAAACAAAGGTATGTGTTGTGACGGCCGCTGGTTCAGCGGAGGAGCGAGTAGACTGGGTGCCTTTACACGAATTGGATCATGAAGATCGATTTACTGATTATAGTACGTTGTATGTGCCACCAGCACAGGAAAAATCGCAAAGACTGCGCGACTTCTCGCAGTTGCGCGAGCTGATCTCGACGTTGCGTGGGCCGGAAGGCTGTCCGTGGGATCAGAAACAAACGCATCAAACGTTAAAACGATTTTTGCTTGAGGAAACTTATGAAGTGTGGGATGCGATCGATGACGAGGATGATGAGCAAATCGCTGATGAGCTCGGTGATATTCTTCTCCAAGTGTTGCTGCACGCTCAAATTGGCGAGGAGGAAGGTCGTTTTTCATTGGAAGATGTGATTGCTTCGCTCTCTGCGAAAATGATCCGCAGACATCCTCATGTGTTTGCTGACGTTTCCATTCATTCAGAAGGTGATATTCATGCGAATTGGGATGCGATTAAAGCGAAGGAAAAGGGGGCTGTTTCTCACGAGTCACGGCTTGATGGTGTACCTAACGCTGCTTCAACACTCCAAACGGCGTATGACTTGCAAAAAAAAGCGGCTAAAGCTGGGTTTGATTGGGAGTGTCGTGAAGATCTATGGGCAAAAGTGCAGGAAGAGATCGCTGAGCTTGATGAGGAATTGCATCATACTAGCGCCGAGGATCAATCCTCGCGTGAGGAAGAATGGGGAGATGTCATGTTTGTCCTCGTAAATATGGCGCGCCATTACGGCATTCACCCCGAAGTAGCGCTGCAAAAAACCATCAAAAAGTTTACATGTCGATTCCAATTCATAGAAAAACAAGTGGCTAAAGACACGAAAGCGTTTGAAGAATACACACTAGAAGAGCTGGATGTTTTTTGGGAGCAAGCAAAAAGGAGGAGAAAAAGAATGAGACTAGATAAATTTTTAAAGGTTTCCCGCTTAATTAAACGACGCACGCTAGCGAAAGATGTGGCTGAACAAGGAAGAGTCGCGGTGAATGGCCAGCCAGCTAAAGCAAGCACGAAGGTCAAAGTGGGCGATACTGTCGCCATTCAATACGGCAACCGAACGACGATTGCCCGAATTGATAAGCTTGTTGAAACGACGAAAAAAGAAGCGTCCGGAGAGATGTATACCATTTTAGAAGAAAAGTAA
- a CDS encoding vWA domain-containing protein codes for MKKQGTLKQILLLTDGCSNQGEDPQAIALLARERGITVNVIGILDERARDDHGLEEVEAIAQAGGGVSQIVYSSQLSQTVQMVTQQAMTQTLQGVINQEIQSILGKDKLIEDLPPEKRGEIVEVVDELSETSTLEVVVLVDVSASMKTKLSTVKEALLDLSVSLDSRSGMNAFSMHIFPGKRSDADEILPWTPDLSTIANIFPKLTSGGITPTGPALQQALEAFESKHQSKKRREAVSDFEFREKAE; via the coding sequence ATGAAGAAGCAAGGGACATTAAAGCAAATTCTTTTACTGACAGATGGGTGCTCAAATCAAGGAGAAGATCCACAAGCAATCGCACTTCTTGCGAGAGAGCGTGGCATTACGGTTAACGTTATCGGTATTTTAGACGAAAGAGCTCGGGATGATCACGGCCTTGAGGAAGTGGAGGCGATTGCTCAAGCAGGTGGCGGTGTTAGTCAGATTGTATATTCAAGTCAGCTATCACAAACTGTGCAAATGGTGACACAACAAGCGATGACTCAAACTTTGCAAGGGGTTATCAATCAAGAGATTCAATCCATTTTAGGGAAGGACAAGCTCATTGAAGACTTGCCCCCAGAAAAGCGTGGGGAAATTGTTGAAGTCGTAGACGAGCTCAGTGAAACTTCTACACTGGAGGTTGTTGTGCTTGTCGATGTGAGTGCGAGTATGAAAACGAAGCTGTCTACAGTGAAGGAAGCACTGCTCGATTTGTCGGTTAGCCTTGATTCCCGAAGTGGCATGAATGCTTTTTCAATGCATATATTTCCCGGGAAACGATCGGATGCAGATGAAATATTGCCGTGGACACCGGATTTATCAACGATAGCAAATATCTTTCCGAAGCTCACATCGGGTGGGATTACACCGACTGGTCCAGCTTTGCAACAGGCTCTCGAAGCCTTTGAAAGTAAGCATCAGTCTAAAAAGCGTCGAGAAGCGGTGAGTGATTTTGAGTTTAGGGAAAAAGCAGAATAG
- a CDS encoding anti-sigma-F factor Fin, with the protein MLIYQCRHCGVEIGRLPKTRDTVKRLGLHDLSLEEQTQMVVEHSGATHIKCICESCEEALVRIPEYHQMERFIQ; encoded by the coding sequence ATGCTTATTTATCAATGCCGGCACTGTGGTGTAGAAATCGGCCGACTTCCTAAGACACGTGATACAGTCAAACGACTTGGGCTTCATGATTTAAGCTTGGAAGAACAGACACAGATGGTTGTTGAACATTCAGGAGCGACTCACATTAAGTGCATTTGTGAAAGCTGCGAGGAAGCGCTCGTTAGAATACCTGAGTATCACCAAATGGAGCGCTTCATACAATAA
- the spoIIE gene encoding stage II sporulation protein E: protein MQKVESSETLRKETQSLKHWTDLRNAKGAWGKRLSELLFQSGLLLFVIGFLLGRALILSTIAPFATAFFAAVFVIKKEKTGVTTMGLLLGATVASVSQGFYTGASILFFLLFYAALKKVCRKQWKVLPLATLLATFSGRLVVTYLLTQQVESLSIWLAAVEASLSFVLAMIFLQTIPLISARRRRQTLKNEEMICLIILVASILTGTIGWSWAGLSVEHILSRYLVLLLAFSAGATIGSTVGVVTGLVLSLAQVGDMYQLSLLALAGLLGGLLKEGKKPGVSVGLLLSTLLIGMYMHTVDGLAPLIMESMVAISLFLLTPGRVTGQLSSYIPGTHEYALSQQQYLRKVRDVTAGRVEQFSQLFQTLSSSFKVPSTVKEVESEEEVDYFLSYVTEKTCQLCPRKEHCWAKNFDETYGMMQQLMKEAEKAEEIKNGPLKRKLQSHCIKSDRVLAAVQKEMSIYHANQQLKRQMQESRQLVADQLFGVSQVMGDFAKEIQRERDHHQNHEDSILDTLEGLGIEIDHVDIYSLEPGNVDIEITVPASFEYGEADKIIAPILSDILQETITVHREEKLNPDEGACFITFVSNQRFKIESGMANAAKGGAWISGDSYSAIHLNKNKYAIAISDGMGNGERAHKESSETLQLLQSILQSGIEERIAIKSVNSVLSLRTEEEMFSTLDLAMIDLQDATAKFVKIGSTPSYIKRGNQVLKVESGNLPIGILRGEFDVDVVSQTLKAGDILIMMSDGIFEGPKHVENYDVWMRRKIRELATEEPQAIADLLMEEVIRTRQGQIEDDMTVAVTKIEHNHPRWATFSASHKKAQ from the coding sequence ATGCAAAAAGTTGAAAGCAGTGAAACACTTCGTAAAGAAACGCAATCATTAAAGCATTGGACAGACTTACGTAATGCAAAGGGTGCATGGGGGAAGCGTTTGAGTGAGCTGCTCTTCCAATCTGGGCTGCTTTTATTCGTCATCGGTTTCTTATTAGGACGAGCGCTCATCCTATCGACGATTGCTCCATTTGCGACCGCTTTTTTCGCCGCTGTTTTTGTCATTAAAAAAGAAAAGACAGGGGTAACGACAATGGGGCTGTTATTAGGGGCAACAGTCGCTTCGGTTTCACAAGGCTTTTATACGGGAGCATCGATTTTGTTCTTTCTATTGTTTTATGCAGCACTTAAGAAAGTATGTAGAAAACAATGGAAGGTGTTGCCTCTCGCTACATTACTGGCAACGTTCAGCGGTCGTTTAGTGGTGACGTACCTCCTTACGCAGCAGGTCGAGTCTTTAAGCATATGGCTGGCGGCTGTAGAGGCTTCTTTAAGCTTTGTATTGGCTATGATTTTTTTACAGACCATTCCGCTCATTAGTGCCCGCCGCCGTCGACAAACATTAAAAAATGAAGAAATGATTTGCTTAATCATATTGGTGGCATCGATTTTGACGGGAACGATCGGCTGGTCGTGGGCAGGACTCTCTGTTGAACATATTCTTTCTCGGTATCTCGTGCTTCTTTTGGCGTTCAGCGCTGGTGCAACTATTGGTTCAACGGTCGGCGTTGTGACTGGGCTTGTGTTAAGTCTTGCCCAAGTTGGAGATATGTACCAATTGTCTCTTCTTGCCCTCGCTGGTTTATTAGGCGGTTTATTAAAAGAGGGAAAGAAACCAGGAGTCAGTGTCGGTCTTTTATTAAGTACATTGCTTATTGGTATGTATATGCATACCGTAGATGGGCTAGCACCATTAATTATGGAGTCCATGGTCGCAATTTCTCTATTTTTACTGACACCAGGCCGAGTGACTGGTCAGCTCTCTTCCTATATTCCTGGAACGCACGAATATGCACTCTCACAGCAACAGTATTTGCGGAAGGTCCGCGATGTGACAGCCGGACGAGTAGAGCAATTTTCGCAATTATTTCAAACGCTTTCATCGAGTTTTAAAGTGCCTTCTACCGTTAAAGAAGTAGAGTCAGAAGAAGAGGTCGACTATTTCCTTAGCTATGTGACGGAAAAAACGTGCCAGCTCTGTCCGAGAAAAGAGCATTGCTGGGCGAAAAATTTTGATGAGACTTATGGCATGATGCAACAATTAATGAAAGAAGCAGAAAAAGCAGAGGAAATTAAAAATGGTCCGTTAAAACGCAAGTTACAGTCACATTGCATTAAGTCAGATCGTGTGCTGGCTGCTGTGCAAAAAGAGATGTCCATTTATCACGCAAATCAGCAGCTCAAGAGGCAGATGCAGGAGAGTCGGCAGCTTGTGGCCGATCAGTTGTTTGGAGTGTCACAAGTGATGGGTGATTTTGCAAAAGAAATTCAACGAGAACGAGATCATCATCAAAATCATGAAGATAGTATATTAGATACATTAGAAGGTTTAGGAATTGAAATTGACCACGTAGACATCTATTCGTTAGAGCCTGGAAATGTCGACATAGAGATTACGGTGCCTGCCTCATTTGAATACGGAGAAGCTGATAAAATTATTGCCCCGATCTTATCCGATATTCTGCAGGAAACAATTACAGTGCATCGGGAGGAGAAGTTAAATCCAGACGAAGGGGCTTGCTTCATTACCTTTGTGTCTAATCAGCGCTTTAAAATTGAATCCGGTATGGCGAATGCAGCCAAAGGTGGTGCGTGGATTTCGGGTGATAGTTATTCAGCGATTCACTTAAATAAAAATAAATACGCGATTGCCATTAGTGATGGAATGGGAAATGGGGAGCGTGCCCATAAAGAAAGCTCCGAAACGTTGCAGCTTTTACAAAGTATTTTGCAGTCAGGAATAGAAGAGCGTATTGCCATAAAGTCAGTGAATTCCGTGCTCTCATTGCGCACAGAGGAGGAGATGTTTTCTACGCTTGATTTAGCAATGATTGATTTACAGGATGCTACAGCTAAATTTGTGAAAATTGGCTCGACGCCAAGTTATATTAAGCGTGGTAACCAAGTTTTGAAAGTGGAATCAGGTAATTTACCGATCGGTATTTTACGCGGAGAGTTTGATGTCGATGTCGTCAGCCAGACATTGAAGGCTGGAGATATTCTTATTATGATGAGTGATGGTATTTTTGAGGGACCTAAGCATGTTGAAAATTATGATGTTTGGATGAGGAGGAAAATTAGAGAGCTAGCAACAGAGGAACCTCAAGCGATTGCGGATCTGTTAATGGAGGAAGTCATCCGGACTCGCCAAGGCCAAATTGAAGATGATATGACTGTAGCTGTGACAAAAATTGAACATAATCACCCTCGCTGGGCAACCTTTTCTGCCAGCCATAAAAAAGCCCAATAG
- a CDS encoding FtsB family cell division protein — protein MSALQKEKITQIKSSYVDHELKKQQYKQKRRRGLIRRLIAFTIVAAGALLIMANVIHSQTSSIAEKNAHNEELKITKEALLAKKQSLQEEITHLQDEEYVLDIARRDYFYSKEGEIIFKRSSESPSY, from the coding sequence GTGAGTGCATTGCAGAAGGAAAAGATCACCCAGATCAAATCATCTTATGTGGATCACGAATTAAAAAAACAACAGTACAAGCAGAAACGCAGAAGAGGCCTCATTCGGCGTTTGATTGCTTTTACGATCGTAGCTGCTGGTGCGCTGTTGATTATGGCAAACGTGATTCATTCGCAAACGTCGAGCATTGCAGAAAAAAATGCTCACAATGAAGAATTGAAAATCACAAAAGAGGCTCTCTTGGCGAAAAAGCAATCGTTGCAGGAAGAAATCACACATTTGCAAGATGAAGAATACGTTTTGGATATTGCGAGACGGGATTATTTTTATTCAAAAGAAGGGGAAATTATTTTTAAAAGATCGTCTGAATCCCCCTCATATTGA
- the pth gene encoding aminoacyl-tRNA hydrolase, which produces MKCIVGLGNPGLKYEKTRHNIGFMVIDELAKRFGARLNREKWNGHYEKVHLNGEDLLLIKPLTYMNLSGECVRPAMDFFSLVPEDDLLVIYDDMDLSPGRIRLRHKGGAGGHNGMKSLIAHLGTQSFKRIRMGVGRPPEHVSVVDYVLQPFHSDELVAVERAIAHSADACEAWAKQPFDQVMNTFNQKMIE; this is translated from the coding sequence GTGAAGTGTATTGTTGGATTAGGAAACCCGGGCTTAAAGTATGAAAAAACGAGACATAATATTGGTTTTATGGTGATCGATGAGTTAGCAAAGCGATTCGGAGCGCGTTTAAATAGAGAGAAATGGAACGGTCATTACGAGAAAGTTCACCTCAACGGGGAAGACCTATTGCTGATTAAACCGCTCACTTATATGAATTTATCAGGTGAATGTGTTCGTCCGGCTATGGATTTTTTTTCACTCGTGCCAGAGGACGATCTGCTCGTCATTTACGATGATATGGATTTGTCGCCAGGGCGTATCCGCCTTCGGCATAAAGGAGGAGCAGGTGGTCATAACGGCATGAAATCGCTCATCGCTCATTTAGGTACACAATCGTTCAAGCGAATACGAATGGGTGTAGGGCGGCCACCTGAGCATGTATCCGTCGTTGATTATGTATTGCAGCCTTTTCATTCTGATGAGCTTGTTGCTGTTGAGCGGGCGATTGCTCATAGTGCAGACGCATGTGAAGCTTGGGCTAAACAACCGTTTGATCAAGTGATGAATACATTCAATCAAAAAATGATAGAATAG
- the yabP gene encoding sporulation protein YabP, which yields MNETQKMGTAHRDTPDHSVVMKNRKTLEISGVQQVDSFDNEEFLLVTTMGYLAIRGQNLQMKNLDVEQGHVSIRGKVYDVIYLDEQQQDKAKGFIGKLFR from the coding sequence ATGAATGAGACGCAGAAAATGGGGACAGCCCATCGAGACACACCCGATCACAGCGTCGTGATGAAAAATCGGAAAACGTTAGAGATTTCTGGTGTCCAACAGGTGGACAGCTTTGATAATGAAGAGTTTCTATTAGTGACAACGATGGGTTATTTAGCGATTCGTGGTCAGAATTTGCAAATGAAAAACTTGGATGTCGAGCAAGGTCATGTGTCCATCCGAGGAAAAGTTTATGATGTGATTTATTTGGACGAGCAACAGCAGGACAAAGCCAAAGGGTTTATAGGTAAGCTTTTCCGATGA